One segment of Curtobacterium sp. MR_MD2014 DNA contains the following:
- a CDS encoding DeoR/GlpR family DNA-binding transcription regulator: MYAPERHQRIVERARSQGRVDVKDLAELLEVTPETIRRDLTSLERRGLVRRAHGGAIPVERITLHPGVGDRGGINQAEKMVIAEAALAELPENGSVMIDAGTSTICLAEMLPTDRGLTVVTHSLPVAMAVANRSGIDLHLLGGNIRSDSLAGVGTWTHQLIGMVSVDVAFISINGITPERGLTTHNMAEAAVKSAMIKSARRSILLADHTKFGREEFGRVAPLAAIDTIITDPGVNADLVREVEAAGTEVLWPGRD, translated from the coding sequence ATGTACGCACCAGAGCGCCACCAGCGCATCGTCGAACGCGCGAGGTCGCAGGGACGGGTCGACGTGAAGGACCTCGCCGAGCTGCTCGAGGTCACGCCCGAGACCATCCGTCGTGACCTCACCAGCCTGGAGCGGCGTGGGCTCGTCCGTCGTGCACACGGTGGCGCGATCCCCGTCGAGCGGATCACCCTGCACCCGGGCGTCGGCGACCGCGGCGGCATCAACCAGGCCGAGAAGATGGTCATCGCCGAGGCGGCCCTCGCCGAGCTGCCGGAGAACGGCTCGGTGATGATCGACGCCGGGACCTCGACGATCTGCCTGGCCGAGATGCTCCCCACCGACCGCGGGCTCACCGTCGTGACCCACTCGCTGCCGGTCGCCATGGCCGTCGCGAACCGGTCCGGCATCGACCTGCACCTGCTCGGCGGCAACATCCGGAGCGACTCGCTCGCCGGCGTCGGCACCTGGACGCACCAGCTCATCGGCATGGTCAGCGTCGACGTCGCCTTCATCAGCATCAACGGCATCACGCCCGAGCGCGGGCTGACGACCCACAACATGGCCGAGGCCGCCGTGAAGAGCGCGATGATCAAGTCCGCCCGCAGGAGCATCCTGCTCGCGGACCACACCAAGTTCGGCCGCGAGGAGTTCGGCCGCGTCGCGCCGCTCGCCGCGATCGACACGATCATCACCGACCCCGGCGTGAACGCCGACCTCGTGCGCGAGGTCGAGGCCGCCGGCACCGAGGTCCTCTGGCCCGGTCGCGACTGA
- a CDS encoding HPr family phosphocarrier protein yields MSEATRTVTVASASGLHARPASLFVQTVTASGHQVTIAKGDKSGNAGSILALLGLGIENGDEVTLTVTGDDAETTADSLVEFLQTDHDAA; encoded by the coding sequence ATGTCCGAAGCCACCCGCACCGTCACCGTCGCCAGCGCGTCCGGCCTGCACGCCCGCCCCGCGTCCCTCTTCGTCCAGACCGTCACCGCGTCCGGTCACCAGGTGACGATCGCCAAGGGCGACAAGTCCGGCAACGCGGGCAGCATCCTCGCGCTCCTCGGCCTGGGCATCGAGAACGGCGACGAGGTCACCCTCACGGTGACCGGCGACGACGCCGAGACGACGGCCGACAGCCTGGTCGAGTTCCTGCAGACGGACCACGACGCGGCCTGA
- a CDS encoding PTS mannitol transporter subunit IICB, which translates to MTTSSVAAPDAPAKSRGGARVAVQKFGTFLSGMVMPNIAIFIAWGLITAFFIETGWTPVGVLGGFGETDGVANIGLVGPILTYLIPLAIAFQGGRMIYETRGAVVGSIMAMGVIIGANGTIMILGAMICGPLGAWLIKQIDKIWDGKIKPGFEMLVNNYAAGILGFVLALVGFFWLAPLFKLIAEGLGAAVKFLVDSSLLPLASVIIEPAKVFFLNNAINHGVLDQLGAQQVQESGKSILFLLEANPGPGLGILLAFTFFGVGIARSTAPGAILIQFFGGIHEIYFPYVLQKPVLFLAVILGGATGVATNVAFQSGLVAPASPGSIIAVLTATAKDSYVGVILSVILSAAVSFAVASFFLLASRKRDLANNGGDMSAAMAKLQANKGRDVNAATSGLLGNNAPANDEEAEAALGGVGSASTATATRVESVVFACDAGMGSSAMGASVLRNKVKKAGIEGVTVVNKAIANLDGTEDLIITQEELTDRAKQKNPNAQHVSVGNFMNAPQYDQVVDQLKNQ; encoded by the coding sequence ATGACAACGTCGTCCGTTGCAGCGCCCGACGCACCCGCGAAGTCGCGGGGCGGCGCACGCGTCGCCGTCCAGAAGTTCGGCACGTTCCTCTCCGGCATGGTGATGCCGAACATCGCGATCTTCATCGCGTGGGGCCTCATCACCGCGTTCTTCATCGAGACCGGGTGGACCCCCGTGGGCGTCCTCGGCGGTTTCGGTGAGACCGACGGCGTGGCCAACATCGGTCTCGTCGGCCCGATCCTGACCTACCTCATCCCGCTCGCGATCGCCTTCCAGGGCGGCCGGATGATCTACGAGACCCGCGGCGCCGTCGTCGGCTCGATCATGGCGATGGGTGTCATCATCGGCGCCAACGGCACGATCATGATCCTCGGCGCGATGATCTGCGGCCCGCTCGGCGCGTGGCTCATCAAGCAGATCGACAAGATCTGGGACGGCAAGATCAAGCCCGGCTTCGAGATGCTCGTGAACAACTACGCGGCCGGCATCCTCGGCTTCGTGCTCGCGCTCGTCGGCTTCTTCTGGCTCGCGCCGCTGTTCAAGCTCATCGCCGAGGGCCTCGGTGCCGCGGTGAAGTTCCTGGTCGACAGCTCGCTCCTGCCGCTCGCCAGCGTCATCATCGAGCCCGCCAAGGTCTTCTTCCTGAACAACGCGATCAACCACGGCGTGCTCGACCAGCTCGGTGCGCAGCAGGTCCAGGAGTCGGGCAAGAGCATCCTGTTCCTGCTCGAGGCGAACCCCGGCCCGGGTCTCGGCATCCTGCTCGCCTTCACCTTCTTCGGTGTCGGCATCGCCCGCTCGACCGCTCCCGGTGCGATCCTCATCCAGTTCTTCGGCGGCATCCACGAGATCTACTTCCCGTACGTGCTGCAGAAGCCGGTCCTGTTCCTCGCCGTCATCCTCGGCGGTGCGACCGGTGTCGCGACCAACGTCGCGTTCCAGTCCGGCCTGGTCGCCCCGGCTTCGCCCGGTTCGATCATCGCCGTCCTCACCGCCACGGCGAAGGACAGCTACGTCGGCGTCATCCTCTCGGTGATCCTGTCCGCGGCGGTCTCGTTCGCGGTGGCCTCGTTCTTCCTGCTCGCCAGCCGCAAGCGTGACCTGGCGAACAACGGTGGCGACATGAGTGCCGCGATGGCGAAGCTCCAGGCCAACAAGGGCCGCGACGTCAACGCCGCGACCTCGGGCCTGCTCGGCAACAACGCGCCGGCCAACGACGAGGAGGCCGAGGCCGCGCTCGGTGGCGTCGGTTCGGCGTCCACCGCGACGGCGACCCGGGTCGAGAGCGTCGTGTTCGCCTGCGATGCGGGCATGGGCTCGAGCGCCATGGGCGCCAGCGTCCTGCGCAACAAGGTCAAGAAGGCGGGCATCGAGGGCGTCACGGTCGTCAACAAGGCGATCGCCAACCTCGACGGCACCGAGGACCTGATCATCACGCAGGAGGAACTGACCGACCGTGCGAAGCAGAAGAACCCGAACGCACAGCACGTGTCGGTCGGCAACTTCATGAACGCGCCGCAGTACGACCAGGTCGTCGACCAGCTCAAGAACCAGTAA
- the ptsP gene encoding phosphoenolpyruvate--protein phosphotransferase encodes MSELLGTGVGRGVAHGPVLRMADPLGEPSKDALAGTADDAKHAVAEALAAVAEDLNKRGQLAGGDAQAVLEAQALMAQDPTLLDDVHARIDGGTNAERAVFEAFGQFRDLLVGMGGYMGERAADLDDVAQRIIAKLRGVPAPGVPESDTPFVLVARDLAPADTALLDLDKVLALVTRDGGPTSHTAILARAKGITAIVGVTGADDLSDGTHVVVDAAADTVVTDPSTELVADVDQRIADRLAAAAAPLTAGALADGHTVPLLANLGSPADAAGAVALGAEGVGLFRTEFLFLDSPKAPTVEQQTESYRQLLEAFPGKKVVVRALDAGADKPLPFLTDKDEENPALGRRGLRALRNHEEVLRDQLTALAQADAATEADLWVMAPMVADAEETEYFVDLARELGIRTAGVMAEVPSLALMAEQVFTNADFVSIGTNDLTQYTMAADRMLGTVASYQDPWHPAVLRLVAQLGAAGADAGKAVGICGEAAADPLLAVVLVGLGATTLSMTPAALADVRAELGKHSLEQAREMAKAALAASTAAAAKSAAAAAHAV; translated from the coding sequence ATGTCCGAACTGCTCGGCACCGGCGTCGGCCGTGGCGTGGCCCACGGCCCCGTGCTCCGCATGGCGGACCCGCTCGGCGAACCCTCGAAGGACGCGCTGGCCGGCACGGCGGACGACGCGAAGCACGCCGTCGCCGAGGCGCTCGCGGCCGTGGCCGAGGACCTCAACAAGCGCGGACAGCTCGCCGGCGGCGACGCCCAGGCCGTGCTCGAGGCGCAGGCGCTCATGGCGCAGGACCCGACGCTCCTCGACGACGTGCACGCCCGCATCGACGGCGGCACCAACGCCGAGCGTGCGGTGTTCGAGGCGTTCGGCCAGTTCCGTGACCTCCTCGTCGGCATGGGCGGCTACATGGGGGAGCGCGCGGCCGACCTCGACGACGTGGCGCAGCGCATCATCGCGAAGCTCCGCGGTGTCCCCGCCCCGGGCGTCCCCGAGTCGGACACCCCCTTCGTCCTCGTCGCCCGTGACCTGGCGCCGGCCGACACCGCGCTGCTCGACCTCGACAAGGTGCTCGCCCTCGTCACCCGTGACGGCGGCCCGACCTCCCACACCGCGATCCTCGCCCGTGCCAAGGGCATCACCGCGATCGTCGGCGTCACCGGCGCCGATGACCTGTCCGACGGCACCCACGTCGTCGTGGACGCCGCGGCCGACACCGTCGTCACCGACCCGTCCACCGAGCTCGTGGCCGACGTCGACCAGCGCATCGCGGACCGCCTCGCCGCTGCCGCCGCACCGCTGACCGCCGGTGCACTCGCCGACGGCCACACCGTCCCGCTGCTCGCGAACCTCGGCAGCCCCGCCGACGCCGCCGGCGCCGTTGCTCTCGGTGCGGAGGGCGTGGGGCTCTTCCGCACCGAGTTCCTCTTCCTCGACTCGCCGAAGGCGCCGACCGTCGAGCAACAGACCGAGTCCTACCGCCAGCTGCTCGAGGCGTTCCCCGGCAAGAAGGTCGTCGTCCGCGCGCTCGACGCCGGCGCCGACAAGCCGCTGCCCTTCCTCACCGACAAGGACGAGGAGAACCCGGCGCTCGGCCGTCGCGGACTGCGCGCGCTGCGGAACCACGAGGAGGTCCTCCGCGACCAGCTCACCGCGCTCGCCCAGGCCGACGCGGCGACCGAGGCCGACCTCTGGGTGATGGCACCGATGGTCGCCGACGCCGAGGAGACCGAGTACTTCGTCGACCTGGCCCGCGAGCTCGGCATCCGCACCGCCGGTGTCATGGCCGAGGTGCCCTCGCTCGCACTCATGGCCGAGCAGGTCTTCACGAACGCCGACTTCGTGTCGATCGGCACGAACGACCTGACCCAGTACACGATGGCCGCCGACCGCATGCTCGGCACCGTCGCGTCCTACCAGGACCCGTGGCACCCCGCCGTGCTGCGCCTCGTCGCACAGCTCGGTGCGGCCGGCGCCGACGCGGGCAAGGCCGTGGGCATCTGCGGCGAGGCCGCGGCCGACCCGCTGCTCGCCGTCGTGCTCGTCGGCCTCGGCGCCACCACCCTGTCCATGACCCCCGCGGCCCTGGCCGACGTGCGCGCCGAACTCGGCAAGCACTCGCTCGAGCAGGCCCGCGAGATGGCGAAGGCGGCACTCGCCGCGAGCACCGCGGCGGCGGCCAAGTCCGCCGCGGCTGCCGCGCACGCCGTCTGA